In one Magallana gigas chromosome 7, xbMagGiga1.1, whole genome shotgun sequence genomic region, the following are encoded:
- the LOC105348805 gene encoding NHP2-like protein 1 produces MTEEVNPKAYPLADASLTQEILDLVQQASHYKQLKKGANEATKTLNRGISEFIVMAADAEPLEILLHLPLLCEDKNVPYVFVRSKQALGRACGVSRAVISCSVTVNEGSQLRPKIQTIQQNIEKLLI; encoded by the exons atg ACAGAGGAGGTTAACCCTAAAGCCTATCCTTTGGCTGATGCCTCACTTACTCAGGAAATTTTGGATCTTGTTCAACAAGCTTCACACTACAAACAGTTGAAGAAAGGGGCAAATGAAG caacAAAGACACTCAACAGAGGAATATCTGAATTCATTGTCATGGCAGCTGATGCAGAACCACTGGAAATTCTGTTGCATTTGCCATTGCTTTGTGAAGACAAG AATGTTCCATATGTCTTTGTCAGATCCAAACAag CTTTGGGAAGAGCCTGTGGTGTGTCTAGGGCTGTCATTTCTTGCTCTGTGACAGTGAATGAGGGATCACAACTCAGACCCAAGATTCAGACCATTCAGCAAAACATTGAGAAACTTCTCATCTAG